A section of the Thauera chlorobenzoica genome encodes:
- the ppk2 gene encoding polyphosphate kinase 2, with amino-acid sequence MSETHKGALEWLKAELDDESDEDFELELSESVLSLELRKVYKKQHADTLDRRTYFTELIKLQAELIKLQDWVEHHGEKVVVIFEGRDAAGKGSVIKRITQRLNPRVCRVAALAKPTEREMTQWYFQRYVPHLPAAGEIVLFDRSWYNRAGVERVMGFASPDEVQQFFEDVPEFERMLVRSGIRLVKYWFSLADEEQQLRFLMRIHDPLKQWKLSPMDLQSRVRWEDYTKAKEDMLARTNIPEAPWYIVEANDKKRARLNCISHLLEHIPYEDVPQTPVVLPDRVFNPDYERSVMPPELYVPKRY; translated from the coding sequence ATGTCGGAAACCCACAAGGGTGCGTTGGAATGGTTGAAAGCCGAACTCGACGATGAGTCTGACGAAGACTTCGAACTCGAACTCTCGGAATCTGTCCTGTCACTCGAACTGCGCAAGGTCTACAAGAAGCAGCATGCCGACACTCTGGACCGTCGCACATACTTCACTGAGCTGATCAAGCTGCAGGCAGAACTCATCAAGCTGCAGGACTGGGTTGAACACCACGGCGAAAAAGTGGTGGTGATCTTCGAAGGCCGGGACGCGGCAGGCAAGGGAAGCGTCATCAAGCGCATCACCCAACGTCTGAACCCACGCGTCTGCCGCGTGGCGGCACTAGCCAAGCCAACCGAGCGGGAAATGACCCAGTGGTATTTCCAGCGCTACGTACCTCACTTGCCCGCTGCTGGAGAGATCGTCCTCTTCGACCGTTCTTGGTACAACCGTGCTGGCGTCGAGCGCGTAATGGGCTTCGCTTCACCGGACGAGGTGCAACAGTTTTTCGAAGACGTTCCCGAATTCGAGCGCATGCTCGTGCGTTCAGGCATTCGTCTAGTCAAATACTGGTTCTCCCTTGCCGACGAGGAACAACAGCTGCGCTTCCTGATGCGCATTCATGATCCGCTGAAACAATGGAAACTCAGTCCGATGGACCTGCAATCCCGTGTTCGCTGGGAGGACTATACGAAGGCGAAGGAGGACATGCTCGCACGGACGAACATCCCCGAGGCACCGTGGTACATCGTCGAGGCCAACGACAAGAAGCGCGCCCGCCTTAACTGCATTTCACACCTGCTTGAGCACATCCCCTACGAGGACGTTCCACAAACCCCTGTCGTTCTGCCCGATCGGGTTTTCAACCCGGACTACGAACGAAGCGTGATGCCGCCGGAGTTGTACGTTCCGAAGCGATACTGA